Within the Terriglobia bacterium genome, the region AAAGCAGCGAGACTTTCCCACATTTCCCACAGGCCCTACTGGTCTTTCTTTTTCTGATGTCAAGACAAAAACACCCGGTAGCGAAAGCACCTTAAGAAGATCGATTTTCTGTCTAGACAATGGGGTACACCTTAGCTCGACTTACTCTGCTTCTATCTTAACAACGATTGATTTGAAACTCTGTGGCATTTTAGGGACAGGGGTGAATGGCGCTTAATTAAGGGAATAGGGTGCGACCCTGGCGGGCCCAGCCATTCCGGCGAACCATTGGTTGCCACAAGCTCCGAAGCCGTTGGTGGCCGCAATCCCTGGAAGGGCGGCCGCAGTTTTCAGCCCAGGGCGCAATCCCTGGAAGGGCGGCCATAGTTTTCAGCCCAGGGCGCAAGCCCTGGGATAGGACGCAAATGATGGATGAGCCCTGTAAGGGCGATGCAGGAACTCCTGCAATGCCCCGATTACAAGGACCTTGCATCGCCCTTACAGGGCTCTCCTTGTTAATGGCTCCCCATTCCCAGGGCTCACGCCCTGGGCTGCGGACTGCGGACGCCCCTTTCGGGGCTTATGCCCTTGCTCCTGGTATGCTCAAGACGATTCCAATCACCCTTATTTACGCGCCATTCAGGACAGGCACCATAGCCTCGAAACTCCAGGGAAATCAATTTCCGCCAGTCTCGAATAATTTCGAGGTTATGGCGCCTGTCACCTGAATAAGGAATTCGGTATTCCGCGTGATCGATTGGGCGTAAAATCAGCGACTAGCCGAGGCTGGCGCGAATTTCGGACCGGAAATTGACAGATGGCCCCCATATCTGATGCAGCACGTGACACATTCCGGGAGAGCCGAGCATCGAAGCAGTCAGCTCATTTCATCCACCCGTTCGCTGACTTTCATCATCGACACCTCGGCACCAGCGTATGGGAGCGACACGGGCCCGGAAATTCCCGCAACCACGCATCAGCTGACCTTGACCGCCACGTCATGCAGCTTCGGTCGCAATTTAGTATTAACGATGACTATCAAGTGATACCGGGGGGGAAGCCTTATGAAAACAGGCTCCACCAGGAGATGGTCCGCAAAAGAAGAGGGCAAAGCCCGAAGAGTCCGAATTCTGTAAGCTAAAAAAATCACGAAATCCTGAAACAGGAAAGCGGATCAACTTCAAATTCGGCAACAAGATCGGCAATGCCCGCAGACACGAGCACAGGATTCGTTCTCGACATAATGGGGTGGCTGAGTCATGAAAAGCATGCACGCACTCGTTGTTCTGGTAAGTGTGATATTCCTCCCGGCAACCGCCGGTACACCCTCAGTTTTTTGCCAGACAAAGCCCACCGTGGTGGCCACTAATCCACCGAACGGCGCGACCGGCGTAAGTCCCGACATCACATCCATTACTATAACCTTCAGCAAGGCGATGAACACAAGTAGTTGGGGCGGCGGTGTCGGACTGTCGAACTGGCTCGCTCCGGAAGGCAATGCCGGCACGTGGTCCGCAGACCAAAAAACACTCACGTACATCAGACGTGGCGTGTCTCCGCAGCCAATGAATCCCAGCACCAACGTGATCGTTTACCTGAACTCCAATCCGAGTTTATTACAGTATGGCCTGAAGGATACGGAAGGCAATCTGCTCGATCCGTACGTCTTTTCATTCACAATCTATTCTCAGGCAGCATTGGAAGAGATTCGCGCCGATCCCCAAAAGGGATTTTCGTGGCCGTACTACCTAAGGACACCAAACTCGGTCAAGCAGCCGGCCATCCTTCTGGTCGAGCCCAACAACACTGGAACGGTCAACGATGATCCTGCCGTGCACAATCTGGCGGCCAAGAATGAGGCGCTCGCCTGGGCGATGCGAATGGATGAGCTCGGATGTCCCTATCTGATCCCGACCTTTCCCCGCCCTGCATCGCATGCAGAGGTCTATACCCAGGCCTTGGACAGAAACACCCTGGTGACGAAGCTACCCGACCTCGAACGCATCGATCTCCAACTGCTCGCGATGATCGATGACGCGCGCTCGCGGTTAGCCGCAAAAGGGATTAACGTAGATTCGAAGGTGTTCATGATGGGATTTTCCGCGTCCGGCCAATTCACCAGCCGCTTCGTCCTGCTGCACCCGGATCGGATCCAAGCCGCGTCGATCGGATCTCCCGGATTTGGTCCGACCGTCCCGGTGGCACAATGGAAGGGGATCACCCTTCCGTACCAGGTCGGGGTCGCCGACGTCGAACAACTCACCGGCCAGAAGTTCGACGTTGCGGCTTTCCGGCAGGTCCCGCTTCAAATATACGTCGGCGACATGGACACGAATATCGTCCCCTGGTACTTGCCGGAGAGCGATTCCACTGTGGTGATTATTGAAGCGGCGTTCGGAGGTGATGGCGCCGAAAATTTCTGGCGTTGGGCAAATTTCGAGGCCGCCTATGCCTCGGTTCAATCCTCCAGCCAGTTCGTCGTTTTTCCCGGGATGATGCACGTATGGGCAGACTGGTCATTTGTGAAGGACTTCTTCGAGAGAAACCGGGCAACGCCACCGCCGCCTCCCCTCCCCAGACCCTATCTGTATGCGCTCTATTTCCCGCATTCAGCGTGCGGAGACGGATGGCAGACTGAAATCGCCATCACAAACACGGGAGAAGGGGCAAGCGCAAACGGCGAGCTGAGCGGCTTCAACGCCAACGGGGGCCAGCCTCTGGAAAAAGTCACGCTCTCGATCCCTCCGGCCGGGCGCAAAGAGATCAACATCTGCGGTTTCTTTGCGCAGGCCCCGAAGATCGACTACCTGTCGTTTGTCAGTGATACCGGATTCGTTGCCGGCTATACCCGGTTTTGGCAGCCGGGCCTGCGGGCCTCTCTGGGGGCGACGACGGGCAGCAGGAACGGGTGGTTCTTGAAGGTGGAACAGGAAGGCTGGACTGGGATCGCTTTCGTCAATGTGGAAACCACGGTCGCCACCATCACGGCGAGCGCCGTCGACGAAAACGGGAAGGTAGTCGGATCCGAAACTTTTACTTTGGCTCCCGGGAAAAAGTATGTCGCGATGGTGACTCAGCTCTTCCGTGCCGACATAACCCAAGCCAGATATTTCAAGTTCGGAGCCGACCGGAATCTGGTCGGTTTCACCATCAGCAGCTCGGCCGACGGTATGATGCTCGATGGGCTCCCTTCCATGCCGCAGTTTTCACGCTATCTCGGACGGCAGAAATGACTCGACAAAATCTCAGGGACAGGCGCGAATGGCGCTTAATTAAAAAAACAGGGTGCGACCCTGGCGGGCTCACCCATTCCGGCGAACTATTGGTTGCCACAAGCTCCGAAGCCGTTGGCGGCCGCAAGCTCTGGAAGGGCGGCCGTAGTTTTCAGCCCAGGGCGCAAGCCCTGGGATAAGACGCAAATGATGGATGAGCCCTGTAAGGGCGATGCAGGAACGCCTGCAATGCCCCGATTACAAGGACCTTGCATCGCCCTTACAGGGCTCTCTTTGTTAATGGCCATCCATTCCCAGGGCTCACGCCCTGGGCTGCGGACTGCGGACGCCCCTTTCGGGGCTTAAGCCATTGCTCCTGGTACGCTCAAGACGATTCCAATCACCCTTATTTAAGCGCCATTCGGGACAGGCGCCATAACCTCGAAATTATATGAGATAGGCCGTGCAGATAACGGATAGCGTCCCGCATTTCTGATCCGCCCGTCGGGATAAATCCACAACCGATCGCCGGTTACTCCTCGTACGGTTCACATCGTCATCTCGCATTTCTGATCCGCCCGTCGGGATAAATCCATAACCGATCGCCGGTTACTCCTCGTACGGTTCACATCGCCAAAATGAATCCTGCTGTTTCGTGTCGCGCCGCCAATCATAACAATTCGTGCGGCCTGGCCGGTGGTTCCAAGCAGCGGCAGTAACCACTGCTCAGGGCGACGATCCGCAGGACTTTCGTTGACAGAAAACCATTTTAAGGCTAATCTGATCTAGGCATAGACAAAAATAGTCTGTATCATGCCAATGTCCGAAGGAGTGGCCATCCGTGAGAAATCGCGAGCATCGAGATCTGTTCCCCGGCGCGCTCGAGATGATGATCCTGCGCATGCTGAAACGGCAGCCTTTACACGGTTATGCCCTCGTCCAACACATCAAACAAACTTCCAACGAGCTGCTTCAGATCGAGGAAGGGTCGCTCTATCCGGCGCTCCAGCGCCTTCTCAAGGAAGACTTGGTGAAAGCCGAATGGGGCGTATCCTCCACGAACCGCCGCGTCCGGACCTACCGGCTTACGCCCGCAGGCGCCAGGCACCTGGAGCACGAGGTGTCGAAGTTTGAACGAATGCTCGAAGGGATTACACGCGTATTAGCCCGGGGTGAATCATGAGTCGGTTGAAGCAGCTGTTGGGGCGCCGCCGCATCTATAACGATCTTGCCGACGAAATTCGGTCGCACCTGGATGAGAGAATTGAGGAGCTGGTCGCGGACGGCATGCCCAGGAAAGAAGCCGGTGCTGCTGCGCGCCGGGAGTTCGGGAATGTCACATTGATCGAGGAGCGCGGCCGGGAGGTCTGGCAGTGGCCGTCGATCGAAAGTTTCTTCGCTGACGTACGCTTCGCCATCCGCCTTCTGAGGAAAACTCCGGCCATCACCGCAGTCGCGCTGCTGTCCCTTGCGCTCGGCATCGGCGCCAATACCGCCGTCTTCAGCTTGATGAATGCCGTGATGCTGCGCATGCTTCCCGTCCGGAATCCCGAGGAGTTGGTTCAGCTCCAATTCCAGTCTCCACTCAGCCCCAACCCGCGGGTCAGCTACACCAATCCCATCTTTGAACAGTTGCGGGAGCGGCAGGATGTGTTCTCCGGTCTCATCGCCTGGTCTCCGCAGAGATTCGACCTTACGGATGGCGGCGTAGCCGACTATGTTCGCGGGATGTACGCCGGCGGTGGTTATTTTCAGACGCTTGGAGTTCAGCCTGCATCGGGACGCCTCTTCACTCCCTCGGATGATCGCCGGGGTTGCAGCGGCGCGGCTGTGCTCGGCTACGACTTCTGGCAGCAGCATTTCGCCGGATCGGAAGGTGCGATCGGAAGCATGCTTCGGCTCAATAGCCACGAGTTTCCGGTGATCGGCGTGGCGCAGGCGGGATTTTTCGGCACCGATATCGGCAGCAGATTTGACGTCGCGCTGCCGGTATGCTCGGAAGCCATCATGCGGGGGAAAAACTCTCTTCTCGACGAACGCGCAGGCTGGTGGCTGCTGGTAATGGGCCGGCTCAAGCCGCGAATGAACATTGACCAGGCCGCCGCACGGCTGAACGTTCTCGCGCCCCGGGTTTTCGAAGCCTCCGTCCCGTTACAATGGTCGGTCAAATCTCAGCAGGCATTTCTCAAGTACACATTTGTCACGGTCCCGGCTGCCACGGGTCCCTCCACATTTTCCAGATTTCGCACCCAGTATGAGCGGCCGCTCGAGATCCTGATGTTCCTGGTCGGGTTGGTGCTGCTCATTGCCTGCGCCAATATTGCCAGCCTGATGCTGGCCCGCTCGGCCGCGCGCCAGAAGGAGATTGCGGTGCGCTTGTCGCTCGGTGCGTCGCGAGGCAGGATGATTCGTCAGATGCTTACCGAAAGCGTTGTGCTATCGGGCGCGGGCGCCATCCTCGGAATTCTCTTTGCACGCTGGGGCAGTTTCCTTTTGGTACACATGGTCTCGACGGCTCAGAACAGGATCTTCCTCAATCTCTCGCCGGACGGCCGCGTACTGGGTTTCACGATTGGGGTTGTCATCCTCACTGGGCTGCTGTTCGGCGCCATGCCTGCGTTCAGCGCCACGCGTGTTTCGATCGCATCGGCAACCAGGGAAGGTCAGGGGCACGACAAGGCTCTGCGTTCGCGGTTCCGTTCCACCCGTTGGGTGATTGGCGTCCAGGTGGCTCTCTCGCTCGTTCTGCTGGTCGGAACGGGGCTGTTCGCAGGCACCTTCAGGAATCTGCTTGCGCTCGACCCCGGTTTTGACCGCAATAATGTCCTGATCACAACCATGAATGTTCATAATGCCGGCATTCAGGCCGGGGCGCGCGCTGCCTTTTACCAACAAGTCCTTGACAGGCTGAAATCGCTGCCCGGTGTTGTTTCCGCAAGCCAGAGCTTTTTTGCGCCGATCTCGGGGGCCGAATGGAACCAGAATATCCAGATTGACGGGCACCAGCCGCCCGCGGGCCAGGAGCCTCTCGTTCATCTCAACTCGATTGCTCCGGGATACTTTGCGACGGTACGCAGTCCCCTGCTTGCCGGCCGCGACATCGACAGCCGTGATGTCGCCACTACGCCCCACGTCGCAGTCGTAAACGAGACGATGGCACACAGCTTCTTCCCTGGCGTCAGTTGCATCGGCGAATACTTCCGGATTTCAGGGGGCGGTCCTGCTTCTTCGCAGCCGTTGCAGATTGTGGGCATTGTGAAGGATGCCAAGTACCATTCGCTGCGAGAGGATTTTCTTCCTTTCGCCTATATCCCGCTCGCCCAGATGGGCTCGGTGTCCGAGGATGCCTCTTATGAGATTCGCACCGTGTCCCATGAGGTTTCTTTGATTCCGGCGGTGCGCGTGGCAATTGCGGAGCTGAATAAGGCTGCTTCGCTGCAGTTCACCACCCTCGCGCAGCAAGTGGACGATACTCTTACGCAGGAGCGTCTTCTCGCCGTGCTCTCCGGTTTCTTTGGCGGGCTCGCACTGTTGCTGACCGCGATCGGGCTTTATGGAGTCATGGCATACGCCGTGACGCGGCGCACGCATGAGATCGGCATCCGCATGGCGCTTGGCGCCCGCCGAGGCTCGGTTCTCCGGCTCGTGATGCTGGAGGTTGCCGCCCTCCTGGGTGCCGGCGTCGCCGCAGGTTTTCTGGGGGCGTATTGGATCTCGCGCTTCGTACAGCAACTGCTCTTCGGGGTCAACGGCCATGATGCCTGGACGCTGGCGCTCGCGGTCGCTGCGCTCGTCACCGCAGCCGCTGCGGCCGGTTACTTTCCGGCACGCCGCGCGATGCGGGTCAATCCGTTGTCCGCACTGCGCTGCGAGTAAATCCAGAGGAGCCCCTGCTTGCGTATCTTGCTCGACAGCTAGTTCCCCAGTGGAATAATCCCCGATGATTTCCACCCCAAGTGCTGCTATCTTGCTTCTGCCTGGGGAAAGCGATCTACTATCATTTGATCGCGCTGGCGGTGCACAGCACTTTGGGCGGCCTGGCTCTGGCCGCAGGCCAATGACAGGAGGGGACTATGCGGTGCAGCAGATGCGGGAGGGAATACCCGTCCCAATACTATTTCAAGGCAGCTTCCATATGCAGGGAATGCTGGGAGAAAATGACGCCGGCGCAACAAGCGGAAGTTCACCGGTCCACGCACCATCTCATGACATCCACTACATTTGACATCGTGGGCCACACGATCGTCAGAAATCTTGGCGTCGTTCGAGGAATCACGGTGCGTTCGCGGTCCATCTTTGGGACGATCGGGGGATCGCTGCAGACGCTGATGGGCGGCAACATCACCCTGTTCACCGAGCTCTGCGAAAAGACGCGGGAAGAAGCCTTTGAAATGATGATCCGCCATGCGGCTGATGCCGGCGCAACGGCCGTCGTGGGCGTGAGGTACGACGCGACCGAGGTGCTCCAGGGCGTGACCGAAGTCCTCTGTTACGGGACCGCTGTAGTCACCGAGCCCGCCAAGATCTAATTCGGGGACAGGGCTAGAATGGCGCTTAAATAAGGGTGATTGGAATTGTCTTGAGCATACCAGGAGCAAGGGCTTAAGCCCCGAAAGGGGCGTCCGCAGTCCGCAGCCCAGGGCGTGAGCCCTTAAGCGCCAAGATAGGAATGATTTTGCCAATAAACGTGGACTTGGACCTAAACCTGGACGTAGACGTGGACCTTTTGAGCGGAGACAAACTCTTGCACGCCCAGCCTTTAT harbors:
- a CDS encoding YbjQ family protein, with the protein product MTPAQQAEVHRSTHHLMTSTTFDIVGHTIVRNLGVVRGITVRSRSIFGTIGGSLQTLMGGNITLFTELCEKTREEAFEMMIRHAADAGATAVVGVRYDATEVLQGVTEVLCYGTAVVTEPAKI
- a CDS encoding PadR family transcriptional regulator encodes the protein MMILRMLKRQPLHGYALVQHIKQTSNELLQIEEGSLYPALQRLLKEDLVKAEWGVSSTNRRVRTYRLTPAGARHLEHEVSKFERMLEGITRVLARGES
- a CDS encoding Ig-like domain-containing protein, yielding MKSMHALVVLVSVIFLPATAGTPSVFCQTKPTVVATNPPNGATGVSPDITSITITFSKAMNTSSWGGGVGLSNWLAPEGNAGTWSADQKTLTYIRRGVSPQPMNPSTNVIVYLNSNPSLLQYGLKDTEGNLLDPYVFSFTIYSQAALEEIRADPQKGFSWPYYLRTPNSVKQPAILLVEPNNTGTVNDDPAVHNLAAKNEALAWAMRMDELGCPYLIPTFPRPASHAEVYTQALDRNTLVTKLPDLERIDLQLLAMIDDARSRLAAKGINVDSKVFMMGFSASGQFTSRFVLLHPDRIQAASIGSPGFGPTVPVAQWKGITLPYQVGVADVEQLTGQKFDVAAFRQVPLQIYVGDMDTNIVPWYLPESDSTVVIIEAAFGGDGAENFWRWANFEAAYASVQSSSQFVVFPGMMHVWADWSFVKDFFERNRATPPPPPLPRPYLYALYFPHSACGDGWQTEIAITNTGEGASANGELSGFNANGGQPLEKVTLSIPPAGRKEINICGFFAQAPKIDYLSFVSDTGFVAGYTRFWQPGLRASLGATTGSRNGWFLKVEQEGWTGIAFVNVETTVATITASAVDENGKVVGSETFTLAPGKKYVAMVTQLFRADITQARYFKFGADRNLVGFTISSSADGMMLDGLPSMPQFSRYLGRQK
- a CDS encoding ABC transporter permease — protein: MSRLKQLLGRRRIYNDLADEIRSHLDERIEELVADGMPRKEAGAAARREFGNVTLIEERGREVWQWPSIESFFADVRFAIRLLRKTPAITAVALLSLALGIGANTAVFSLMNAVMLRMLPVRNPEELVQLQFQSPLSPNPRVSYTNPIFEQLRERQDVFSGLIAWSPQRFDLTDGGVADYVRGMYAGGGYFQTLGVQPASGRLFTPSDDRRGCSGAAVLGYDFWQQHFAGSEGAIGSMLRLNSHEFPVIGVAQAGFFGTDIGSRFDVALPVCSEAIMRGKNSLLDERAGWWLLVMGRLKPRMNIDQAAARLNVLAPRVFEASVPLQWSVKSQQAFLKYTFVTVPAATGPSTFSRFRTQYERPLEILMFLVGLVLLIACANIASLMLARSAARQKEIAVRLSLGASRGRMIRQMLTESVVLSGAGAILGILFARWGSFLLVHMVSTAQNRIFLNLSPDGRVLGFTIGVVILTGLLFGAMPAFSATRVSIASATREGQGHDKALRSRFRSTRWVIGVQVALSLVLLVGTGLFAGTFRNLLALDPGFDRNNVLITTMNVHNAGIQAGARAAFYQQVLDRLKSLPGVVSASQSFFAPISGAEWNQNIQIDGHQPPAGQEPLVHLNSIAPGYFATVRSPLLAGRDIDSRDVATTPHVAVVNETMAHSFFPGVSCIGEYFRISGGGPASSQPLQIVGIVKDAKYHSLREDFLPFAYIPLAQMGSVSEDASYEIRTVSHEVSLIPAVRVAIAELNKAASLQFTTLAQQVDDTLTQERLLAVLSGFFGGLALLLTAIGLYGVMAYAVTRRTHEIGIRMALGARRGSVLRLVMLEVAALLGAGVAAGFLGAYWISRFVQQLLFGVNGHDAWTLALAVAALVTAAAAAGYFPARRAMRVNPLSALRCE